In Streptomyces sp. NBC_00448, the following are encoded in one genomic region:
- a CDS encoding discoidin domain-containing protein: MFACVAALVAAFALVITQTPARAASTLLSQGKAATASSTENAGTPASAAVDGDNGTRWSSAAADPQWLQVDLGTTSTLDSVTLNWETAYATAYQIQTSTDGTTWTSVHSTTTGKGGTETVSVNGSGRYVRLYTTQRATQYGVSLWEFQVYGSAGSTNAACSTTNAALHKTATASSTENAGTPASAAVDGDNGTRWSSAAADPQWLQVDLGSSQPICGVQLNWETAYAKAYQIQVSANGQDWTSVYSTTTGPGATELITLSGTGRYVRMYGTQRATQYGYSLWEFQVFTGGSGDTGGTTGGGDGGDGGTTPPPGDATLLSYGKPATASSYQDDANCGGCTPAKAFDHDPATRWATSDTTGWVDPGWIQVDLGATAHITQVVLQWDPAYATSYQIQTSADGTNWTSVYSTTSGKGFKETLNVDGTGRYVRMYGTARSNGYGYSLYDFDVYGTGGDPTPPPAAPPNPGNPEKVVFDDEFNGAAGSEPDSSKWSQDPGNGQNGELETYTDGDNTKMDGNGNLVIEADKTSTGYTSGRINTSDHFNFTYGHVEARIKVSGTQGLWPAFWLLGSNFKTGTPWPQCGEIDIMEHVGSVPDAVYSTLHAPAYNGGNGDGSPYTVAGSDFSTDFHTYALDWDSGHMTFSVDGNAFFTVDKANLEQTRGPWIYDHPFYIILNNAVGGDWPGAPDATSVFPQKMLVDYVRVSQ; encoded by the coding sequence ATCTTCGCGTGTGTCGCGGCCCTGGTCGCCGCGTTCGCGCTGGTGATCACCCAGACCCCGGCACGCGCGGCGAGCACGCTGCTGTCGCAGGGGAAGGCGGCCACGGCCTCCTCGACCGAGAACGCCGGCACCCCGGCCTCGGCCGCGGTGGACGGCGACAACGGCACCCGCTGGTCCAGCGCCGCGGCCGACCCGCAGTGGCTCCAGGTCGACCTCGGCACCACCTCGACGCTCGACTCGGTCACCCTCAACTGGGAGACCGCGTACGCGACGGCGTACCAGATCCAGACCTCCACCGACGGCACCACCTGGACGAGCGTCCACTCGACCACGACCGGCAAGGGCGGCACGGAGACCGTTTCCGTAAACGGTTCCGGGCGCTATGTCCGGCTGTATACGACGCAGCGAGCCACCCAGTACGGCGTGTCGCTGTGGGAGTTCCAGGTGTACGGCAGCGCGGGCAGCACCAACGCCGCGTGCTCCACCACCAACGCGGCGCTGCACAAGACCGCCACCGCCTCCTCGACGGAGAACGCCGGCACGCCGGCCTCGGCCGCGGTGGACGGCGACAACGGCACCCGCTGGTCCAGCGCCGCGGCCGACCCGCAGTGGCTCCAGGTCGACCTCGGGTCGTCCCAGCCGATCTGCGGGGTGCAGCTGAACTGGGAGACGGCGTACGCGAAGGCGTACCAGATCCAGGTCTCGGCGAACGGCCAGGACTGGACGAGCGTGTACTCGACCACCACCGGCCCGGGCGCGACCGAGCTGATCACGCTGTCGGGCACCGGCCGCTACGTGCGGATGTACGGCACCCAGCGGGCCACGCAGTACGGCTACTCGCTGTGGGAGTTCCAGGTGTTCACCGGCGGCAGCGGCGACACCGGCGGCACCACCGGCGGCGGTGACGGCGGCGACGGGGGCACCACTCCCCCGCCCGGCGACGCGACACTGCTGTCGTACGGCAAGCCGGCCACCGCCTCCTCGTACCAGGACGACGCGAACTGCGGCGGCTGCACCCCGGCGAAGGCGTTCGACCACGACCCGGCCACCCGCTGGGCGACCAGTGACACCACCGGCTGGGTGGACCCCGGCTGGATACAGGTGGACCTGGGCGCGACCGCGCACATCACCCAGGTGGTCCTGCAGTGGGACCCGGCGTACGCGACGTCGTACCAGATCCAGACCTCCGCCGACGGCACCAACTGGACGAGCGTCTACTCGACCACCAGCGGCAAGGGGTTCAAGGAGACCCTGAACGTCGACGGCACCGGCCGCTACGTGCGGATGTACGGCACCGCGCGCAGCAACGGCTACGGCTACTCGCTGTACGACTTCGACGTGTACGGCACCGGCGGCGACCCGACACCGCCGCCGGCCGCGCCGCCGAACCCGGGCAACCCCGAGAAGGTCGTCTTCGACGACGAGTTCAACGGCGCGGCGGGCAGCGAGCCGGACTCCTCGAAGTGGAGCCAGGACCCCGGCAACGGGCAGAACGGCGAGCTGGAGACGTACACCGACGGCGACAACACCAAGATGGACGGCAACGGCAACCTGGTGATCGAGGCGGACAAGACCTCGACCGGGTACACCTCGGGCCGGATCAACACCTCGGACCACTTCAACTTCACCTACGGGCACGTGGAGGCCCGGATCAAGGTGAGCGGCACGCAGGGCCTGTGGCCGGCGTTCTGGTTGCTGGGCTCGAACTTCAAGACCGGCACGCCGTGGCCGCAGTGCGGTGAGATCGACATCATGGAGCACGTCGGCAGCGTGCCGGACGCGGTGTACTCCACGCTGCACGCGCCCGCCTACAACGGCGGCAACGGCGACGGCTCGCCGTACACCGTGGCCGGCAGCGACTTCTCCACCGACTTCCACACCTACGCGCTGGACTGGGACTCCGGCCACATGACGTTCTCGGTGGACGGCAACGCCTTCTTCACCGTGGACAAGGCCAACCTGGAGCAGACCAGGGGCCCGTGGATCTACGACCACCCGTTCTACATCATCCTCAACAACGCGGTGGGCGGTGACTGGCCCGGTGCCCCGGACGCCACCTCCGTCTTCCCGCAGAAGATGCTGGTCGACTACGTGCGCGTCTCGCAGTAG
- a CDS encoding beta-1,3-glucanase family protein, whose product MLSRRSFVKAVGTTGLAAAASSAAGFAVLAPRASAAGVSLPVSLANTSGSDTVYAYISGADDSGWPGFVTADGAFNRLPNPSSPVTPIPDYAIQLGGSGSAATTVTLQEYVISGRVWFSIGDRIQFFVNPGAVPGLVQPGFTSSDPNWQAQWTFAEFTYNSANLYANISYVDMVALPIAMATTGASGNQSVSPLPDGALASIISGLQAQHASDGAPWDQLVATNSAGAPLRVLAPAHSPTDFGGYWDPYLDAVWSHYASTPLTVNAQGSSGTYSGTVSGDAFVFGGLNDDGVPFTRPSAVDIFGCASGPLYNSGSDARGAVAARLAAALNRSSLLVAGGDNQPDGVTPSAYYQDPVTNHYARLVHQYASIGYAFPYDDVGPTGAAPVDGHLQDPAPTSWTLTLGNPGGA is encoded by the coding sequence GTGCTCTCTCGACGATCCTTCGTCAAGGCGGTCGGCACCACCGGCCTCGCCGCGGCGGCGAGTTCAGCGGCGGGCTTCGCCGTCCTCGCGCCCCGCGCGTCCGCCGCCGGCGTCTCGCTGCCGGTCTCGCTCGCGAACACCTCGGGCAGCGACACCGTGTACGCCTACATCAGCGGCGCCGACGACTCCGGCTGGCCGGGCTTCGTCACCGCCGACGGCGCCTTCAACCGGCTGCCCAACCCCTCGTCGCCGGTCACCCCCATCCCCGACTACGCGATCCAGCTGGGCGGTTCGGGCTCGGCCGCGACCACGGTCACGCTCCAGGAGTACGTGATCAGCGGGCGGGTCTGGTTCTCGATCGGCGACCGCATCCAGTTCTTCGTCAACCCGGGCGCCGTACCGGGCCTGGTCCAGCCCGGGTTCACCAGTTCCGACCCCAACTGGCAGGCCCAGTGGACGTTCGCCGAGTTCACCTACAACAGCGCCAACCTCTACGCCAACATCAGCTACGTGGACATGGTGGCCCTGCCGATCGCGATGGCCACCACCGGCGCCAGCGGCAACCAGTCGGTGAGCCCGCTGCCGGACGGCGCGCTCGCCTCCATCATCTCCGGGTTGCAGGCCCAGCACGCCTCCGACGGCGCCCCCTGGGACCAGCTCGTCGCCACCAACTCCGCCGGCGCGCCGCTGCGGGTGCTCGCCCCGGCCCACTCCCCGACCGACTTCGGCGGCTACTGGGACCCCTATCTCGACGCGGTCTGGAGCCACTACGCCTCGACCCCGCTGACCGTCAACGCCCAGGGCAGCTCGGGCACTTACTCCGGCACGGTGTCCGGCGACGCGTTCGTCTTCGGCGGCCTGAACGACGACGGGGTGCCGTTCACCCGGCCCAGCGCCGTGGACATCTTCGGCTGCGCCAGCGGGCCGCTGTACAACTCCGGCTCGGACGCCCGCGGCGCGGTCGCGGCCCGCCTGGCCGCCGCCCTCAACCGCAGTTCGCTGCTGGTCGCCGGCGGCGACAACCAGCCCGACGGCGTCACCCCGTCGGCGTACTACCAGGACCCGGTGACCAACCACTACGCCCGGCTGGTCCACCAGTACGCCTCGATCGGCTACGCCTTCCCGTACGACGACGTCGGCCCGACCGGCGCGGCCCCGGTCGACGGCCACCTCCAGGACCCCGCGCCGACGTCCTGGACCCTGACGCTGGGGAACCCGGGCGGCGCGTAG
- a CDS encoding SpoIIE family protein phosphatase — protein sequence MSGPGHGGDVAPAGATDALRLAVLDAAEGLGEADVLRLAVQQCVAALGGLGGLAHLAGREHDTLRLAAAGGVPDPVARAWERVDDHRLAPVRAMDRRQVQWSPRWPDDPHHAAPGHPGTARAEPGGSEAGGSEAGGRRPDGVPPGLRACGLLSAPILVDGSPVGVLSVLAEREPAPDRRRFLAEVAALVGVRLPVARRWRSGTTPWWQEPQGVGGQVMRQISVGTWSWDLDTGLLDIDEVTEGLVELAGLDPDTWDHRIESWMERIHPDDRPGVQEAIEESLTYGRPYAVEHRVLDDAGRVNWLELRAAIEHDDSGRPVRMVGTVWNITARRSQLEWLAGLLELNPEPIFVVAADNRVQWANRAARQLGGGGDVTGRTPWETEPLLRERGLPELLDRARAAPGSSATLEVDVERPAPRGTTSYLVKAVEIGGFMSIQMSDTTERRRAEQAAAERGRQVADLNAALVRALNTQDVVAAVVQHVLPLVHADGLVVHDLTGAVPRLIGDIGFSPALVEELHALQLRQSARQQPTEGAETGTEAGAETGAAAEAGAEGEAGAGAEHAGYWGGAQGADDLGLGGAVGAEGVTDQPRFISRADRFTRATTDREERPGTASWLLNRLAELDGVGAWAVLPLAVGDRRVGSCVIGWSAPRHFTEDDKTLLGTVGVIIAQALGNARLYESARHRAERLQQELLPGRLPDTVGLRAVARYRTADGQELGGDWYDTIALSGGRTLAVIGDVMGHGLEQAIAMGIIRHAALTVAALDMPVDEIMAHLNDVVVRLAPRVDDPVVCATCLLALYDPTSGACSIASAGHAPPIALEPGGTAHRLTIPSGPPLGMAQVPAQVTETVFAEGTVLVLYTDGLLGSQAPDAGRLTDAVARYAGTAPVPVGGERAEHWLATMCDAVVAQLPPDPCRQDDAVLLALSTGRVPADRMAAWDLPWAPESAGRARDLTAAELAAWHLDDLADTATLIVSELIGNTVRHAVGLVPDTEEAADGDSDEDADLGDLGDLSDLGLDSGLNLKIGLGLDDGPDAQAADAGFVRLRLLRIEHALICEVYDGSQATPRVRHPLLDDEFGRGLQLVAMMAGQWGTRYTESGKCIWASLDAPSPPDDDPPGATADADGGTGAAAGAGHAGRRTAGQPAAG from the coding sequence ATGAGCGGTCCCGGACACGGCGGCGACGTCGCACCGGCCGGTGCCACCGACGCGCTGCGGCTGGCGGTGCTGGACGCCGCGGAAGGGCTGGGCGAGGCGGACGTCCTGCGGCTCGCGGTGCAGCAGTGCGTCGCGGCGCTGGGCGGGCTCGGCGGCTTGGCGCACCTGGCAGGACGCGAGCACGACACGCTGCGCCTGGCGGCGGCCGGCGGCGTACCCGACCCGGTGGCGCGCGCCTGGGAGCGGGTCGACGACCACCGGCTGGCGCCCGTACGCGCGATGGACCGGCGGCAGGTGCAGTGGTCGCCGCGCTGGCCCGACGACCCGCACCACGCCGCCCCGGGGCACCCCGGTACCGCGCGGGCCGAGCCCGGCGGGTCGGAGGCAGGCGGGTCCGAGGCAGGCGGGCGGAGGCCGGACGGTGTGCCGCCCGGGCTGCGCGCGTGCGGGCTGCTGTCCGCGCCGATCCTGGTGGACGGCTCCCCCGTGGGTGTGCTGTCGGTGCTCGCCGAGCGGGAGCCCGCCCCCGACCGCAGGCGGTTCCTCGCCGAGGTGGCGGCGCTGGTGGGCGTGCGGCTGCCGGTCGCCCGGCGGTGGCGCAGCGGCACCACGCCGTGGTGGCAGGAACCGCAGGGCGTCGGCGGGCAGGTGATGCGGCAGATCAGCGTCGGGACGTGGAGCTGGGATCTGGACACCGGCCTGCTCGACATCGACGAAGTCACCGAGGGACTGGTGGAGTTGGCCGGCCTCGACCCGGACACCTGGGACCACCGGATCGAGAGCTGGATGGAACGCATCCACCCCGACGACCGGCCGGGGGTGCAGGAGGCGATCGAGGAGTCGCTGACGTACGGCCGGCCGTACGCGGTGGAGCACCGCGTCCTGGACGACGCGGGACGGGTCAACTGGCTGGAGCTGCGGGCCGCGATCGAGCACGACGACAGCGGCCGCCCGGTGCGGATGGTCGGCACCGTGTGGAACATCACCGCGCGCCGCAGCCAGTTGGAGTGGCTCGCCGGGCTGCTGGAGTTGAACCCGGAGCCGATCTTCGTGGTGGCCGCCGACAACCGGGTGCAGTGGGCGAACCGGGCCGCACGCCAACTCGGCGGCGGCGGAGACGTCACCGGCCGCACCCCGTGGGAGACCGAACCGCTGCTGCGCGAGCGCGGGCTGCCCGAACTCCTCGACCGGGCCAGGGCCGCGCCCGGTTCCTCGGCCACGCTGGAGGTGGACGTCGAGCGCCCGGCTCCGCGCGGCACGACGTCCTACCTGGTCAAGGCGGTGGAGATCGGCGGCTTCATGTCGATCCAGATGTCCGACACGACCGAGCGGCGGCGCGCGGAGCAGGCCGCCGCCGAACGCGGCCGGCAGGTCGCGGACCTCAACGCGGCGCTGGTCCGCGCGCTCAACACCCAGGACGTGGTCGCGGCGGTCGTGCAGCACGTGCTGCCGCTGGTGCACGCCGACGGCCTGGTGGTCCACGACCTGACCGGGGCCGTGCCCCGGCTGATCGGCGACATCGGCTTCTCCCCCGCCCTGGTCGAGGAGTTGCACGCCCTGCAGTTGCGGCAGTCCGCGCGGCAGCAGCCCACGGAGGGCGCGGAGACCGGAACGGAGGCGGGCGCGGAGACGGGCGCCGCGGCGGAGGCGGGGGCCGAAGGGGAGGCCGGCGCAGGGGCGGAGCACGCGGGGTACTGGGGAGGCGCGCAGGGCGCGGACGACCTGGGCCTGGGGGGCGCGGTGGGCGCGGAGGGCGTCACCGACCAGCCCCGGTTCATCTCCCGAGCCGACCGCTTCACCAGGGCGACCACCGACCGCGAGGAGCGCCCCGGCACAGCGTCGTGGCTGCTCAACAGGTTGGCCGAGCTGGACGGTGTCGGCGCGTGGGCGGTGCTGCCGCTGGCCGTCGGTGACCGCCGGGTCGGGTCGTGCGTCATCGGCTGGAGCGCGCCGCGCCACTTCACCGAGGACGACAAGACCCTGCTGGGCACCGTCGGCGTCATCATCGCCCAGGCGCTCGGCAACGCCCGGCTCTACGAGAGCGCGCGGCACCGCGCCGAACGCCTCCAGCAGGAGTTGCTGCCCGGCCGGCTGCCCGACACCGTCGGCCTGCGCGCGGTCGCCCGCTACCGCACCGCCGACGGCCAGGAACTCGGCGGCGACTGGTACGACACCATCGCGCTGTCGGGCGGGCGGACGCTGGCGGTGATCGGCGACGTGATGGGCCACGGCCTGGAACAGGCGATCGCGATGGGCATCATCCGGCACGCGGCGCTGACCGTCGCCGCCCTGGACATGCCGGTGGACGAGATCATGGCGCACCTCAACGACGTGGTGGTCCGGCTGGCCCCGCGCGTCGACGACCCGGTGGTGTGCGCGACCTGCCTGCTCGCGCTGTACGACCCGACCTCCGGCGCGTGCAGCATCGCCAGCGCCGGCCACGCCCCGCCGATCGCCCTGGAGCCCGGCGGGACCGCGCACCGTCTGACCATCCCCAGCGGGCCGCCGCTGGGCATGGCCCAGGTGCCCGCGCAGGTCACCGAGACGGTCTTCGCCGAGGGCACCGTCCTGGTGCTGTACACCGACGGGCTGCTCGGCTCGCAGGCGCCGGACGCCGGGCGGCTGACCGACGCCGTCGCCCGGTACGCCGGCACCGCGCCGGTGCCGGTCGGCGGCGAGCGCGCCGAGCACTGGCTGGCCACGATGTGCGACGCGGTGGTGGCGCAGCTGCCGCCGGACCCGTGCCGCCAGGACGACGCGGTGCTGCTGGCCCTGAGCACCGGCCGGGTGCCCGCGGACCGGATGGCCGCCTGGGACCTGCCGTGGGCGCCGGAGTCCGCGGGCCGGGCCCGGGACCTGACCGCCGCGGAACTGGCCGCATGGCACCTGGACGACCTCGCCGACACAGCCACCCTCATCGTCAGCGAGCTGATCGGCAACACCGTGCGGCACGCCGTCGGGCTGGTCCCCGACACCGAGGAGGCGGCGGACGGCGACTCCGACGAGGACGCCGACCTGGGAGACCTCGGCGACCTCAGCGACCTCGGGCTCGACAGCGGCCTGAACCTGAAGATCGGGCTCGGCCTGGACGACGGCCCTGACGCCCAGGCCGCCGACGCCGGCTTCGTACGGCTGCGGCTGCTGCGGATCGAGCACGCGCTGATCTGCGAGGTGTACGACGGGTCGCAGGCCACGCCGCGGGTGCGGCACCCGCTGCTGGACGACGAGTTCGGCCGCGGGCTCCAGCTCGTGGCGATGATGGCCGGGCAGTGGGGCACCCGCTACACCGAGAGCGGGAAGTGCATCTGGGCCAGCCTGGACGCCCCGTCCCCGCCGGACGACGACCCGCCGGGCGCGACGGCCGACGCGGACGGCGGCACGGGCGCGGCGGCGGGCGCGGGGCACGCGGGGCGGCGGACCGCGGGGCAACCCGCCGCTGGCTGA
- a CDS encoding roadblock/LC7 domain-containing protein, with amino-acid sequence MAHEAEVRDELGRLLARLPDATGVLACTVDGLLIAHEAPDTPAETLAALSSAGFGIGLRLSDAAGGHSFRELLVRGEHGYVALYAAGPACVLTVLAGPRINVGRLHMEARRSSAYLAHLLDGAADDREDA; translated from the coding sequence ATGGCGCACGAAGCCGAAGTACGCGACGAGCTGGGCCGGTTGCTGGCCCGGCTGCCCGATGCGACCGGCGTGCTCGCGTGCACCGTGGACGGGCTGCTGATCGCCCACGAGGCCCCCGACACGCCCGCCGAGACACTCGCGGCGCTCAGCTCCGCCGGATTCGGCATCGGGCTGCGGCTGTCGGACGCGGCCGGCGGCCACTCCTTCCGCGAGCTGCTGGTACGGGGCGAGCACGGCTATGTCGCGCTGTACGCCGCGGGACCGGCCTGCGTACTGACCGTCCTGGCCGGACCGCGGATCAACGTGGGCCGGCTCCATATGGAGGCCCGCCGGTCCAGCGCCTACCTCGCGCACCTGCTCGACGGCGCCGCCGACGACAGGGAGGACGCCTGA
- a CDS encoding transcriptional regulator, which yields MLVRLAEQRATGALLRDTGTLYLLDGAVVHAESPAAPGIEVLLTVGGRLSAEAWQEAVRQGGAEGRTARWLLDHHRLSEGELEISELGTLFDAAFFVLAPTGGPTRFRHGAAHWFGPVRPVPLSEVERESRRRRRFLDTLWPCPQLDAAPVQPRHDPRLPPATRHERAVLDLADGVRTPSAIAALLGRPAFHALVHVRRLAASGRVAVPPPNAGRAPVPAPAWFRDIAHDADAALLRRLRDALEHL from the coding sequence ATGCTGGTGCGCCTCGCCGAGCAGCGCGCGACAGGGGCGCTGCTGCGCGACACCGGCACCCTCTACCTCCTCGACGGTGCGGTGGTGCACGCCGAGAGCCCGGCCGCGCCCGGGATCGAGGTGCTGCTGACGGTCGGCGGCCGGCTGTCCGCCGAGGCATGGCAGGAGGCGGTGCGCCAGGGCGGCGCCGAGGGCCGGACCGCCCGCTGGCTGCTTGACCACCACCGGTTGTCCGAGGGGGAGTTGGAGATCAGCGAACTCGGCACGCTCTTCGACGCCGCCTTCTTCGTGCTGGCGCCCACCGGCGGCCCGACCCGGTTCCGGCACGGCGCCGCGCACTGGTTCGGGCCGGTGCGCCCGGTGCCGCTGAGCGAGGTGGAGCGGGAGTCCCGCAGGCGGCGCCGGTTCCTGGACACGCTGTGGCCGTGCCCCCAGCTCGACGCGGCACCCGTACAGCCCCGGCACGACCCTCGGCTGCCGCCCGCCACCCGCCACGAGCGGGCCGTCCTCGACCTCGCGGACGGGGTGCGCACCCCGTCCGCGATCGCGGCCCTGCTCGGCCGGCCCGCCTTCCACGCGCTGGTGCACGTACGGCGCCTGGCCGCGAGTGGGCGGGTCGCGGTGCCCCCGCCGAACGCCGGCCGGGCACCGGTGCCCGCGCCCGCCTGGTTCAGGGACATCGCCCACGACGCGGACGCGGCGCTGCTGCGCCGGCTCCGCGACGCCTTGGAGCACCTGTGA
- a CDS encoding alpha/beta fold hydrolase: protein MTSTTTRTLALTVSGGTLDLTVTNDDQDQDQDQDQDQDRSRTFLMLHGGGGPQTVAPFARRLADERPARVITPVHPGFGGTARPDWLSDPAGIAEVYAALLDALDVHDVIVVGNSVGGWIAAELALLGSDRVSGVAIVNGVGIRVPGHPVADTHGLTPVELSRLSFHDPSKFRFDPSALSDEQRAVAAGNSAALRTYAGADMGDPTLRERLAKVAHPTVVLWGESDRVVDTGYGRAFAQAVPGAQFVSLPGTGHMPQMETPEQFLPVIWEFATTRD from the coding sequence ATGACCAGCACCACCACCCGCACGCTCGCCCTCACCGTGAGCGGCGGCACCCTCGATCTCACCGTCACCAACGATGACCAGGACCAGGACCAGGACCAGGACCAGGACCAGGACCGGAGCCGGACCTTCCTGATGCTGCACGGCGGTGGCGGCCCGCAGACCGTCGCGCCGTTCGCCCGCCGGCTCGCCGACGAGCGGCCGGCCCGGGTGATCACCCCCGTCCACCCCGGCTTCGGCGGCACCGCCCGGCCCGACTGGCTGAGCGATCCGGCGGGTATCGCCGAGGTCTACGCGGCGCTGCTCGACGCGCTCGACGTCCACGACGTCATCGTGGTCGGCAACTCCGTCGGCGGCTGGATCGCCGCCGAACTCGCCCTGCTCGGCAGCGACCGCGTCTCCGGGGTCGCCATCGTCAACGGCGTCGGCATCCGCGTGCCGGGCCACCCCGTCGCGGACACCCACGGGCTGACACCCGTCGAGCTCTCCCGGCTCTCCTTCCACGACCCCTCGAAGTTCCGCTTCGACCCCTCCGCGCTGTCCGACGAGCAGCGCGCGGTCGCTGCCGGCAACAGTGCCGCGCTCCGGACGTACGCGGGCGCGGACATGGGGGACCCGACGCTGCGCGAGCGCCTGGCGAAGGTCGCGCATCCGACGGTGGTGCTGTGGGGCGAAAGCGACCGGGTGGTGGACACCGGCTACGGGCGGGCCTTCGCGCAGGCCGTCCCGGGCGCGCAGTTCGTGTCGCTGCCCGGCACCGGCCACATGCCCCAAATGGAGACGCCCGAGCAATTCCTGCCGGTGATCTGGGAGTTCGCCACGACACGGGACTGA
- a CDS encoding cupin domain-containing protein, giving the protein MTEVSVIGPDGGEVIALGGTRMRILEDGATTGHRLGIGEITIAPHTEGPPQHRHAEHDEGFYVVSGTVHFTVGDTVHVAPAGSLAMVPPGAPHTFANHGDEPAVILNTFTPDLYVRYFRDLRDMIAAGQELNRQATIRTMSRYATVPADDFA; this is encoded by the coding sequence ATGACCGAGGTCTCCGTGATCGGCCCCGACGGCGGCGAGGTGATCGCGCTGGGCGGGACCCGGATGCGCATCCTTGAGGACGGCGCCACCACCGGGCACCGGCTCGGCATCGGTGAGATCACCATCGCCCCGCACACCGAGGGCCCGCCGCAGCACCGGCACGCCGAGCACGACGAGGGCTTCTACGTCGTCTCCGGCACCGTGCACTTCACCGTCGGCGACACCGTCCACGTCGCACCGGCCGGGTCGCTCGCGATGGTCCCGCCCGGCGCCCCGCACACCTTCGCCAACCACGGCGACGAACCCGCCGTCATCCTCAACACCTTCACGCCCGACCTGTACGTGCGGTACTTCCGCGACCTGCGCGACATGATCGCCGCCGGCCAGGAGCTGAACCGGCAGGCGACCATCCGCACCATGAGCCGCTACGCCACCGTGCCGGCCGACGACTTCGCCTGA
- a CDS encoding TetR/AcrR family transcriptional regulator produces the protein MTAQAATGRSNQKKRTRAAIIAAARDLVGSGREVTMPEIARSALVSEATAYRYFPDLASLIGEALAGAWPEPADALSPVAGSADPVERVAFACEFLLRGTLARQGAVRAMIAATITRPEAASARPGIRFGLIEHALEPVREAFLAADPERLAQLERDLAVAVSAEALFCLTDLCGLAPDVAIASAVRTASTLTAAALRTLPDRP, from the coding sequence ATGACCGCACAGGCCGCCACCGGGCGCAGCAACCAGAAGAAGCGCACCCGCGCGGCGATCATCGCCGCCGCGCGCGACCTCGTCGGGTCCGGCCGCGAGGTGACGATGCCGGAGATCGCCCGCTCCGCGCTGGTCTCCGAGGCCACCGCCTACCGGTACTTCCCCGACCTCGCCTCGCTGATCGGCGAGGCGCTGGCCGGCGCGTGGCCGGAGCCCGCCGACGCGCTGTCGCCGGTCGCCGGGTCGGCCGATCCGGTCGAACGCGTCGCGTTCGCCTGCGAGTTCCTGCTGCGCGGCACCCTCGCCCGCCAGGGCGCGGTACGGGCCATGATCGCGGCCACCATCACCCGCCCCGAGGCGGCGAGCGCCCGGCCGGGCATCCGGTTCGGGCTGATCGAGCACGCCCTCGAACCCGTCCGCGAGGCGTTCCTGGCGGCCGACCCCGAACGGCTCGCCCAGCTCGAACGCGACCTCGCGGTGGCCGTCAGCGCGGAGGCGCTCTTCTGCCTCACCGACCTGTGCGGGCTCGCCCCCGACGTGGCGATCGCCAGCGCGGTGCGCACCGCGTCCACCCTGACCGCTGCCGCGCTGCGCACCCTGCCGGACCGGCCCTGA